The window tcttttttctttttacTTATATATGCTAGTTCCATCTCAAAATGTAAGACCTTATTTTAGCCTAAAAAGGTGTTACATTTTGAGAgggatgtagtagtagtagtagtagtagtagtagtagtagtaaagtTGAATGAGGTTAGTAGGTGGTGGAGTAAAATTAAATTAAGAAGAaggaaggaaagaaagaaagatagAAAGAGGGTTTCTTGTGTGGCAGTAAAAAAGAAGACTGCTCTTGTAGTTTCTTTTATTATTAACAAGAAAGAaataaaggaaaaaaagaaagatgGTTGAttgattaattgattgattttgggttgagtcgttgttgttgttgacctTGGGACAGGGTAAACGGCAAACTTTGCTTTGGTTTTGGGGCCTGGTCTTCCATTTCCATTTGCATCTGCATCTGCATTTGGTGGTGGTGGATTCAGTCAGTCAGTCGGatcctactactactactgtagTAACTTTGGCAGTATGAATATGAAATAAAAAGAGCAACTTTCTTTCTTTTCATTTCATTTTCGAGCTGTCGTCGGCAGGCAGCTCAGCACAGCACAGCACACAAGagctgcttctttcttcttcttccccagCCTGCCTGCGACTTTGATTGATTCCTTGTCCTCCCCTCCTCTTGCTGCTGAGGACGCGCCGCCGACTCTCCTCTTGCTGCTgcgccccgccgcccccgcgcagatccaagaaagaaagaagagaaagaaatcgatTTCTTCTCCCTCCGCCCATCTCCACCTCATCATCTCTATCAGGTTTGCTCCGCTCTGCTCTTTATTTATTAATTGATGATCCCCCGCTGCAACCGCAACCACCAAACAAATATTACTGCTTCATCAGAGTGTCCTCCCCATTGATTTTGGGTTGCCCTCCCCATTGATTTTGATTTCTAGTATTGGATTGGGTTGAGGACAAGTTTTCTAGGTTTGGACCTTCAATTCAATTCCATTCCATTCCTAGGTAAGGTagggtagcagcagcagcagcttactTAGTTTTGACTACCTCAAGGGAAGGTCAATCTCTAGGCCTGTAGCTGTATGTAGGCTCTGTAATTCAATTCAGATAAGCACTACACCTATCTATCATCATTTTCATTTCAATCTCATTTCGTTTCACCTATGTTTATGTATGCCATATATCCTCTCCACAAACATATATAGATAGGCCATTTCTCACTCTAGATAGGTACCCAATTCCTACACTAGATACATAGGTAGCAGCAGCTTAACTGATTGATTTGAACTATCCACCTGCTCCCATATCATCCTTGTGCCATTTCTTTATCTCTCTCTCTTCTTTGCTCCATCAAAACTGCTTCATCATTCATCTTTAACACAGTATATTAGGTTCAATTTTGCTTCATCATTCATCTTTAACATAGGCTCTGGTACAATACACAACAGGTCACACCATTACTTTCACCTACCCTACCCTATCCTATCCTATCCTATCCTATCCACTAGTGCCTGGGCTGGGACACCAAGCAAGTCTTCATACATTCACATACAGACAGACAGGCACCCTTTTATCCAAAAATTTAATTTGCTCAACAAAACTCCCTTTTACTCCCTCTGcatcttaatataagacgttttctgaAAGTGTCAaatcaaaaaacgtcttatattttgatgcaCACCACACGGAGTATTATCAACGGCCTAGTTACTTAACTTTCTGGTTTTAATCATGTTGGTGTTCCTACCATCACCATTCTGACATGCTTTCAACTTCACCATATACTAACTGCActattgctgttgctgctgctgcatctTATCTATGCAATTTTAACCTTTGTTTGTATTCCCCATCCACATCGTTATCTGACTTGTGTGGCATTTGCACTGGACACACGCATCACTGTGAGTTTGTAGTTTTCACTTTAAAGTTTTGGACCTTGGCCTTGATTCATTCCTAGTAGATAGGTGGTCACTGTCAAGTTGCTTCTCAATCCTACCTCTTTCACCCTTTCTGTCATTTATTCATTCCTCCATATATCAAAGACTTGCTTCATTTTCAGCCGTGTACATGTTGATAAACCATCAGTATCATCGCATTTCACCTATCCATGAGTGGGTAACAAGTGTATGTATGATTCAGGTCATAAAACGCCCCTTTATCCAAAAGATTGTTCCAAAACTCCCCTTTATCCACTGCCTACTCAGCTCACTGGTGCCAATTAGTAGTAATTAACTCTCTGATTTTACTCATTACTCATGTTTGTGTTCCTTCCATCACCCCAACCTTGGTTTCAACTCCACCAAACTAAGTGCACtattgctactgctgctaattcaCAACAAATATCAGTGACAGAGGAGGAGCGTTCTGAAGGTGTCTATGCCGCTATATATACCAGATAACTCAACTTTACCAAAACAAATTCAGTGAACATTGCTATTGCTGCTGCTGTATCTATGCCGATATTAAATCTTAGCATTTATATTCCCCAAGTGTATCTTCACCTATCCATAAGTTGGGAATAAGTGTATATTCAGGTTACAGGCACCTCTCCAAAGTTTGCTCAACACTCCCCTTTATGCATATGTCTAGTTAGCTCACTCACTGGTCCTTCAGAACTCCCCCTTTAATCATGTTTATTTATGCTCCGTCCATCACCAGCCCCAATCTTAGTTTCAAATTCCACAAACTGCACTATtgctattgctgctgctgctgtattaaTTAATCCTTACAATCTATATATATATACCCAGGATCTCGACTTCACAAAATCTTATTGCTATTGCTGCTGTATTCATGTCAATATTAATTATTTCCTACAATATATATACCCAAGATATATTGCCAAAACTACTAGTTCACTGCACCACTGCTATTTCTGCTGCTGTTGCTGTATCTACGCCGCCAGTATTAATTCTTACCATATGTACCTCGCAATTCGTTATCTGACTCGTGTGGCATCTGCACTGAACAGCTGCAAGATGATGGCCCGGAATTCAGACGGCGAGCTGGAGGAGCAGTCCACGGAGGGGTACCAGGAGGCGGCGTTCGAGGCCTTCATGTGCCCGCTCACCAAGCAGGTCATGCAGGACCCAGTCACCATCGAGACCGGCCAGACATTCGAGCGCGAGGCCATCCTCAAGTGGTTCAGGGAGTGCCGCGACAACGGCCGCAGGCCCACCTGCCCGCTCACGCAGCGCGAGCTCCGCACCACCGACATCAACCCCAGCATCGCCCTCCGCAACGTCATTGACGAGTGGAGGGCCAGGAACGACGagaaggaccttgagaaggcctGCAACGCCCTCAGGCTGCACCCCGAGGACGACGAGGACGAAAGCGTGCGCGCCATGGCCTACATCTCGCAGATATGCCAGCGGAGCGGCGCCAAGAAGAACCTCGTGCGCGCCCAGGGCATCATATCCACGCTCGCCGACTTGCTCAAGAGCAGCAGCAGGAGGGTCCGCCTCAAGTCCCTGCAGGTCCTCCGCACCGTCGTCGAGGACAATGATCAGAACAAGGTTCTTCTTTTCTTACCTTCCCTTCCCTCCTCAAGTCCTGAACtcctgatggatggatggatttTCCACAGTTGGTCCAGTGTATATGCTAGCTATTCAAGTAAGTAACTATACGTATATGTTTGCAGGAAGAGCTGGGGAAGGGCGACACGGTGCGCACGATCATAAAGTTCCTGTCGAACGAGCATATCCAGGAGAGGGAGCTTGCGGTTTCCCTGCTGTATGAACTCTCGGAGTATGAGCCCGTGTGCGAAAGGATCGGCGCGGTCTATGGGGCCATACTGCTGCTGGTTGGCATGGGGAGCAGCAAGTCGGAGAACATGATGGCCGTGGAGAAAGCAGAGAAAACGCTCAAGAATCTGGAGAAGTATGACACTAACATCAAGCAAATGGCTGAAAATGGCAGGCTGCAGCCTCTCCTCACCAAACTGCTTCAAGGTTTGCATCATTATCTTCACTTTGCTTCATCATGTACTATTATAGTTTTGCTAATTCTGAGACTTTCTCACGGTCTGGTCCTCTGTTTTGAACTGCAAAAGGGGGATTATTTTAATTTGGAAATAATATGAACTGGTACATTCTCCTCACCAAACTGCATCAGGATCTTCATTTTTGCTTCACCATGTATTCTCTATTCTGTGAATtctgaaaccttctgacatgctggtcTTTTGTTTTGAACTAGAACTTTGTACAAGGAAATCTGAAAATAACATAAACCATTTCAGTCTCTAGGTCTCTGTTTTGAACAACTGCAGAAAGGGAATTAGTTTGGAAATGATATATGGACCGTTTCAGTGCTCTTAATTAGATGAGCTTTTTTTGAAATGCAGGAGGGCCTGAGGTGCAGGTTACCATGGTTGAGTACCTCGGGGAGCTCGCGTTGGCCAACGACGtgaaggtggtggtggcggagcaggTTGGAACTTTGCTGGTGAGCATCATCAAGACCGGCGGCCTGCCGGCGAGGGAGGCGACACTGAAGGCGATGAGGGAGATGTCATCCAACGAGCTGAGCGCCAAGATACTGCTGCAGGCCGGCATCCTGCCGCCGCTGGTCAAGGACCTCTTCTCCGTCGGCGCCAGCAGCCACTTCCCCATGAGGCTCAAGGAGGTCTCCGCCACCATCCTCGCCAACCTGGTCGCCTCTGGGGCCAGCTTCCGCTCCATCCCGCTCGACGACGCCGGCAGGCAGACGCTCCTGTCCGAGGACGTGGTGCACAGCCTGCTCCATCTCATCAGCAACACCGGCCCTGCCGTGGAGTGCAAGCTTCTCAACGTCCTGGTCGGCCTCACCAGCTCACCGGACACAGCCCAAGACGTGGTGTCGGCCATCAAGAGCTCCGGCGCGACCATCAGCCTGATCCAGTTCCTGGAGGCAGCTCACCGGGAGATCCGCGTCGAGTCCCTCAAGCTCCTGCGCAACGTGTCGCCGTACATGGGCGCCGAGCTCGCAGATGCCCTCGGCGGCCACCTGAGCAGCTTGCTCAGGGTGATATCCGACGCCGGTGGTGGTGGCGTGACAGAGGAGCAGGCGGCAGCCGTGGGCCTGCTGGGTGACCTCCCGGAGAGGGACTCGAAGCTGACGCGGCAGCTGTTTGAGCTGGGAGCGTTCGGTACGCTGAGCACGAAGCTGGCAGAGCTCCGGCGGGGCGCCATCCGCGGGAACCGGTACACGACGCCGCTGACGGAGGGCATGGTGAAGGTGATGTACAGGCTGACGTGCATGCTGCAGGAGGCGCCAGAGTACGTGGAGTTTGCGCGGGAGGCCGCCCTGGCGCCGTTGTTTGTGGAGCTCGTGCAGGTGAACGGGCAGGACGCGGTGCAGCTCTACTCGGCGATGGCGCTGGAGAAGCTGTCCCTCGAGACGAGGAACCTGACGGTCATCCCTGACCCCCCGCCGCCAGCGCCTTCCGGCAGCTTCCTGTGTGCGTGCTTCGGGGTGCCATCGTCGACGGCTGCTGCTCCAGGTCGTCCAGTGGGGGTGTGCCGCGTGCACGGTGGGTTCTGTTCGCTGCGGGAGAGCTTCTGCCTAGCTGAAGGCGGGGCCGGAGGCAAGGCGGTGGAGCGGCTGGTGGCGTGCCTGGACCACCTGAAcccggaggtggtggaggcggcgcTGGCGGCACTGGCGACGCTGGTGGGGGACGGGGTGGAGGCTGCGGAGGGTGTGGGGGTTCTTGGGGATGCCGACGGGCTGCGGCCGGTGGTGGACATCTTGGTGGAGAACCGGACGGAGGCGCTGCGGCGGCGGGCGGTGTGGGTGGTGGAGCGCATCCTGCGGGTGGAGGACATCGcgcaggaggtggcggcggaccAGACGGTGGCGTCGGCGCTGGTGGAGGCGTACCGCAACGGCGACCCGCGCACCCGGCACACCGCCGAGCGCGCCCTCCGGCACCTGGACAGGATCCCGAACTTCTCCAGCGCGTTCCATGCCCAGGCACGCCGGCCATGAACATGACATCCATCATCTTGTTGTTGCCATCCTTTGTGTTTGAAATTGGAACCTTGTTTTTTGGTGCTGTGCTGTGTATGTAATATATATGCATGATGGATGTAAATGTGTATGTAGCTTGATTTTATTGGTTTGTTCATGTTTATTAATAGGGTACGTAGGAGTATCAAGTATTATGACAATCACAACCACAGGGATTATTACAATCAATGGTTTGATCAAATTCTCACAATTGAAGACATGTGATGCATGGTGATGATTTGTTAAGTTGCACCCTGATAATAAAGATGATGAAGATGTATGTAGAGATGACAAAATGTGTACATGGCATCTTGCTGTCGATTATTGCTTGCCTACCTGCCTACAAACACACTCTCGAGTTGCAGATTTGCTTGATTATTGCAGAGTTGCAGATTTGTGTGTGCATTTTCGTTGTAGCCGATGATTTCCTTTTGCCTTGTTAAGCCAGTGCTAGATGATGCGCTTGTATTAAGCCAGTGCTAGCAGGGTTTCATTGTTCTTATTTTTGCTCTGACATATTTCTAGAGGTGTCATTTTAGTGTCTGATGTTATGCAGACATGGAATTTTTCGTGGTACTAAGAGACCACCTTTTGGGTGTACTGGGATTTTAGATTGCCATTAAGCCGATGATATAATGGACTCCACTGTACCTTGTGCAATGTACAAGTGCTATTCCTATGCATAGCTTTTGGTACTGTGGAGTCATTTCTTAGCAACATTTCTTGTGAGCTTGTTTATGAGGCTCTTTGTTGCTCATGTACCTTCTGCAATGTACAAGTGCTATTTTATTTTTTCTCCAAGCCGATGATAGAAATGTGGCAC is drawn from Triticum dicoccoides isolate Atlit2015 ecotype Zavitan chromosome 6B, WEW_v2.0, whole genome shotgun sequence and contains these coding sequences:
- the LOC119325892 gene encoding U-box domain-containing protein 24-like: MMARNSDGELEEQSTEGYQEAAFEAFMCPLTKQVMQDPVTIETGQTFEREAILKWFRECRDNGRRPTCPLTQRELRTTDINPSIALRNVIDEWRARNDEKDLEKACNALRLHPEDDEDESVRAMAYISQICQRSGAKKNLVRAQGIISTLADLLKSSSRRVRLKSLQVLRTVVEDNDQNKEELGKGDTVRTIIKFLSNEHIQERELAVSLLYELSEYEPVCERIGAVYGAILLLVGMGSSKSENMMAVEKAEKTLKNLEKYDTNIKQMAENGRLQPLLTKLLQGGPEVQVTMVEYLGELALANDVKVVVAEQVGTLLVSIIKTGGLPAREATLKAMREMSSNELSAKILLQAGILPPLVKDLFSVGASSHFPMRLKEVSATILANLVASGASFRSIPLDDAGRQTLLSEDVVHSLLHLISNTGPAVECKLLNVLVGLTSSPDTAQDVVSAIKSSGATISLIQFLEAAHREIRVESLKLLRNVSPYMGAELADALGGHLSSLLRVISDAGGGGVTEEQAAAVGLLGDLPERDSKLTRQLFELGAFGTLSTKLAELRRGAIRGNRYTTPLTEGMVKVMYRLTCMLQEAPEYVEFAREAALAPLFVELVQVNGQDAVQLYSAMALEKLSLETRNLTVIPDPPPPAPSGSFLCACFGVPSSTAAAPGRPVGVCRVHGGFCSLRESFCLAEGGAGGKAVERLVACLDHLNPEVVEAALAALATLVGDGVEAAEGVGVLGDADGLRPVVDILVENRTEALRRRAVWVVERILRVEDIAQEVAADQTVASALVEAYRNGDPRTRHTAERALRHLDRIPNFSSAFHAQARRP